Proteins encoded within one genomic window of Candidatus Amarolinea dominans:
- a CDS encoding pentapeptide repeat-containing protein produces the protein MHGADLSEVVLTWADLSQANLRGANLSRADLTWAYLFDADLSEAVLTGANLRWADVVGTRLDDKTQIDDKWRLVWEIINQGAAGRDLRKADLSAADLHEADLRDADLSDAVLSGAYLYEADLHGVNLSDAYLSDAVLSGANLSRANLRRANLSGANLSRAYLYDAYLSGADLRGANLSGAWYNPKTKWPDGFDPQRAGCIFVED, from the coding sequence CTGCACGGGGCCGACCTGAGCGAGGTCGTCCTGACCTGGGCCGACCTGAGCCAAGCCAACCTGCGCGGGGCCAACCTAAGCAGGGCCGACCTGACCTGGGCCTACTTGTTCGACGCCGACCTGAGCGAGGCCGTCCTGACCGGGGCCAATCTGAGATGGGCCGACGTGGTAGGGACCAGGTTGGATGACAAGACTCAAATTGATGACAAATGGCGACTAGTCTGGGAGATTATCAACCAAGGCGCCGCAGGACGTGACCTACGCAAGGCCGACCTGAGCGCGGCCGATCTGCACGAGGCCGACCTGCGCGATGCCGACTTGAGCGATGCCGTCCTAAGCGGGGCCTACCTGTACGAAGCCGATCTGCACGGGGTCAACCTGAGCGATGCCTACCTGAGCGATGCCGTCCTGAGCGGGGCCAACCTGAGCAGGGCTAACCTACGTCGGGCCAACCTGAGCGGGGCCAACCTGAGCAGGGCATACCTGTACGATGCCTACCTAAGCGGGGCCGACCTGCGCGGGGCAAACCTGAGCGGAGCCTGGTACAACCCCAAGACGAAATGGCCTGACGGCTTTGACCCACAAAGGGCGGGGTGCATCTTCGTCGAGGACTAA
- a CDS encoding ABC transporter ATP-binding protein: MLVLNNIEVIYNDVILVLKGMSVQVPEGRIVALLGSNGAGKTTTLKAISGLLKPEDGAVTDGSIEFLGTRIDKLDAADIVRRGIFQVMEGRRVFPHLTVQENLLAGAYTRRDRSQVPADIEAVYAYFPPLKERRAKTSGYLSGGEQQMLAIGRALMARPRLMLLDEPSLGLAPLLVAEIFDIVKRINQEQRTTILLVEQNARLALSIADYAYIMENGRIVLEGDPAALRDNADVREFYLGLTDVGQRKSYREIKHYKRRKRWLS; encoded by the coding sequence ATGCTCGTACTCAATAACATCGAAGTCATCTACAATGATGTAATTCTTGTGCTCAAGGGCATGTCGGTGCAGGTGCCGGAAGGGCGCATCGTTGCGCTGCTCGGCTCCAACGGCGCTGGCAAGACGACCACCCTCAAGGCGATTTCGGGCCTGCTCAAGCCGGAGGATGGCGCGGTGACCGATGGCAGCATCGAGTTTTTGGGCACACGTATTGATAAGCTGGACGCGGCCGACATTGTGCGCCGGGGCATCTTCCAGGTGATGGAAGGTCGCCGCGTCTTTCCACATCTGACCGTGCAGGAGAACCTGCTGGCCGGCGCGTACACGCGCCGTGACCGCAGCCAGGTACCGGCAGATATCGAGGCGGTCTACGCCTATTTTCCGCCCCTCAAGGAGCGTCGCGCCAAGACGTCGGGCTACCTCTCCGGCGGTGAACAGCAGATGCTGGCCATCGGCCGAGCCCTGATGGCACGCCCGCGCCTGATGTTATTGGATGAACCGAGCCTGGGCCTGGCGCCGCTACTGGTGGCCGAAATCTTCGACATCGTCAAGCGCATCAACCAGGAGCAGCGGACCACGATTCTACTGGTTGAGCAGAACGCACGCCTGGCCCTGAGCATCGCCGATTATGCCTACATCATGGAGAACGGGCGCATCGTCCTGGAAGGCGACCCGGCCGCGCTGCGCGACAACGCCGATGTGCGTGAATTCTACCTGGGCCTGACCGACGTCGGTCAGCGCAAGAGCTATCGGGAGATCAAGCACTACAAACGGCGCAAACGCTGGCTGAGCTGA
- a CDS encoding ABC transporter substrate-binding protein, whose amino-acid sequence MKTRALSLLTVLIVLSLLLSACGAAPQSGEPIKVGGIFDLTGATADVGVPYADGLKGYVDWINAKGGIKGRKIELIGNDYAYKVPNAEQLYSQYVTQDKVVAIQGWGTGDTEALRTKIATDKLPFMSASYSANLVVMADAPYNFLIGTTYSDQMVIGLRWALQDWQAKGGSGKAKVAFFYNDSPFGKSPLPAGNEFAAANGMEVLEVAMPRGATDLTPQLSQVQAFSANYIIIQNTSGPGSLAAKNAKGLGLNAQIICLNWCADENLIKLAGDAAEGVVGTIPFAPPGTGVAGVKDIVDYTKSKSINLEEKGLHYVQGWWTMAVMAEGIKRVLDSNKPITGENLKAALETISNFETGGVTSPLTFTATDHAGNKALRLYQVKAGKWESISDFIGAK is encoded by the coding sequence ATGAAGACACGTGCCTTGAGTCTGTTGACTGTTCTGATCGTCCTCAGCCTGCTGCTGAGCGCCTGCGGCGCTGCGCCGCAAAGCGGCGAGCCGATCAAAGTGGGTGGTATTTTTGACCTGACCGGCGCAACGGCCGATGTAGGCGTGCCGTATGCGGATGGCTTGAAGGGTTATGTGGATTGGATCAACGCGAAGGGCGGCATCAAGGGGCGCAAGATCGAGCTGATCGGCAATGACTACGCCTACAAGGTGCCCAACGCCGAGCAGTTGTACTCGCAGTATGTGACCCAGGACAAGGTGGTGGCGATCCAGGGCTGGGGCACCGGCGACACGGAGGCGCTGCGCACCAAAATCGCCACCGACAAACTGCCCTTCATGTCGGCTTCTTACTCGGCCAACCTGGTCGTCATGGCCGACGCACCCTACAACTTTCTGATCGGCACCACCTACTCCGATCAGATGGTCATCGGTTTACGCTGGGCGCTGCAGGACTGGCAGGCCAAGGGCGGCAGTGGCAAGGCCAAAGTCGCCTTTTTCTACAACGATAGCCCCTTTGGCAAATCGCCGCTGCCGGCCGGCAACGAATTTGCCGCGGCCAACGGCATGGAAGTGCTGGAAGTGGCGATGCCCCGCGGCGCCACCGACCTGACGCCGCAGCTGTCCCAGGTACAGGCCTTCAGCGCCAACTACATCATCATCCAGAACACGTCCGGCCCTGGCTCGTTGGCGGCCAAGAACGCCAAGGGGCTGGGCCTGAATGCGCAGATCATCTGCCTGAACTGGTGCGCGGACGAAAACCTGATCAAGCTGGCGGGCGATGCGGCCGAAGGCGTGGTTGGTACGATTCCCTTTGCCCCGCCTGGCACTGGTGTGGCCGGCGTCAAGGACATCGTGGATTACACCAAGAGCAAGAGCATCAACCTGGAGGAGAAGGGGCTGCATTACGTCCAGGGTTGGTGGACCATGGCCGTCATGGCAGAGGGGATCAAGCGCGTGCTGGACAGCAACAAGCCAATCACCGGTGAGAACCTCAAGGCCGCCCTGGAGACGATCAGTAACTTCGAAACCGGCGGCGTCACCTCGCCCCTGACGTTCACCGCGACCGATCATGCCGGCAACAAGGCCCTGCGCCTGTATCAGGTCAAGGCCGGTAAGTGGGAATCCATCAGCGACTTCATTGGCGCCAAATAA
- a CDS encoding ATP-binding protein — translation MPQQDVLTNLSAGLEANLRRLNPWWRGLPQAPLPPVKRWAFPIALGRLKHGPTKVTVVSGPRQVGKSTLVLQLIQALLAEGVSPDHIFYIQFDDLPELRRIQEPILRLADWFEQVVLQQTFNQAAQEGQPAFLFLDEVQNLDAWAPQLKFLVDTSAVRVLATGSSALRIELGRDSLAGRLSTLDMGPLFLREILEIRGEGHIAPFLPFNGLAPLKDKNFWLALRQHGMKHRILRDRAFQAFSERGAYPIAHAAAELPWDDLADLLNETVIRRAIQHDLRVGPRGARRDAQLLEEVFRLSCRYIGQSPKQSLYLDEIRRTLAANIGWQRILAYLKFLDGTLLIRLIEPLELRLKRARGPAKLCLCDHALRASWLQEVVPLHPGGLEQQPHLRDLAGRIAESTTGYFLRSITGLDVAHFPERASEPEVDFVLTLGEQRIPLEVKYRSTIRWEDSRGLRSFVEKSVYNAPFGLLLTLTDEPASDDPRIVSLPLSTLLLLR, via the coding sequence ATGCCGCAACAAGATGTGCTGACCAACCTTTCCGCAGGCCTCGAAGCCAACCTGCGCCGTCTCAATCCGTGGTGGCGAGGATTACCCCAGGCGCCGCTGCCGCCAGTGAAACGATGGGCGTTTCCGATTGCGCTTGGACGCCTCAAGCATGGCCCGACGAAAGTGACGGTAGTGAGCGGTCCTCGCCAGGTGGGCAAGAGTACGCTGGTGCTGCAACTCATCCAAGCCCTTCTCGCTGAAGGCGTCTCACCAGATCACATCTTCTACATCCAGTTCGACGACCTGCCCGAGCTGCGGCGGATCCAGGAACCAATCTTGCGGTTGGCCGACTGGTTCGAACAGGTCGTTCTGCAGCAGACCTTCAACCAGGCTGCGCAAGAAGGGCAGCCCGCTTTTCTTTTTCTCGATGAAGTTCAGAACCTGGACGCCTGGGCGCCCCAACTGAAGTTCCTGGTTGACACCAGCGCTGTGCGCGTCCTGGCCACAGGCAGCTCGGCGCTGCGCATCGAACTTGGCCGCGACAGCCTGGCCGGTCGCCTCAGCACATTGGACATGGGGCCGCTCTTTCTGCGCGAAATCCTGGAGATACGCGGGGAAGGGCACATCGCCCCTTTTCTGCCGTTCAACGGGCTGGCTCCGCTCAAAGACAAGAACTTCTGGCTCGCCCTGCGCCAGCATGGCATGAAGCACCGCATCTTGCGCGATCGAGCCTTTCAGGCATTTTCCGAACGCGGCGCGTACCCGATTGCTCATGCAGCCGCCGAGTTGCCGTGGGATGACCTGGCTGACCTGCTCAATGAAACGGTCATTCGCCGCGCCATTCAGCACGATCTGCGCGTCGGTCCGCGGGGCGCCCGACGAGATGCACAGCTCCTGGAAGAAGTCTTTCGCCTCTCGTGCCGCTACATCGGTCAATCGCCCAAGCAGTCTCTCTACCTGGACGAGATTCGGCGCACCCTGGCCGCCAACATCGGCTGGCAGCGCATCCTGGCCTACCTCAAATTCCTGGATGGCACCCTGCTGATCCGCCTGATCGAACCGCTGGAGCTGCGCCTGAAGCGCGCCCGCGGGCCGGCGAAACTGTGCCTGTGTGACCATGCGCTGCGCGCAAGCTGGCTGCAGGAGGTCGTTCCCTTGCATCCAGGCGGACTGGAGCAGCAGCCGCATCTGCGCGACCTGGCCGGGCGCATCGCCGAAAGCACAACCGGCTATTTTCTCAGGTCCATCACCGGCCTGGATGTCGCCCACTTTCCTGAGCGCGCCAGCGAGCCAGAGGTAGACTTCGTTCTCACCCTGGGCGAGCAGCGCATCCCCCTGGAAGTCAAGTATCGCTCTACCATTCGCTGGGAAGACAGCCGCGGTTTGCGCAGTTTCGTCGAGAAATCGGTCTACAACGCACCGTTTGGCCTGCTGTTGACGCTCACGGATGAACCGGCCAGCGACGACCCGCGCATCGTCAGCCTCCCCCTCTCCACACTCTTGCTCCTGCGCTGA
- a CDS encoding pentapeptide repeat-containing protein: MFTTKAAMVALCLGAAVAVLVGCGGPAQTPTSEPIPEPISAPPAGCPPNCFMADLHRSALRETDLRGANLREANLREADLSEADLSGADLRDANLRDANLRGADLRDANLRGAALIGTKLDDNTQIDDKWRLVWGDYQPGAAGRDLRKADLREGLLVREPICTGPT, encoded by the coding sequence ATGTTTACAACGAAAGCAGCAATGGTGGCTCTCTGCTTAGGGGCAGCAGTTGCAGTCCTAGTCGGTTGTGGGGGACCAGCACAGACGCCGACGTCGGAACCGATACCGGAACCGATATCGGCACCGCCAGCTGGATGTCCACCTAATTGCTTTATGGCCGACCTGCACAGGTCGGCCCTGCGAGAGACCGACCTGCGCGGGGCCAACCTCCGCGAGGCCAACCTGCGCGAGGCCGACCTGAGCGAGGCCGACCTGAGCGGGGCCGACTTGCGCGATGCCAATCTGCGCGATGCCAACCTGCGCGGGGCCGACTTGCGCGATGCCAACCTGCGCGGGGCTGCCCTGATCGGGACCAAGTTGGATGACAATACTCAAATTGATGACAAATGGCGACTAGTCTGGGGAGATTATCAGCCAGGTGCCGCAGGACGTGACCTGCGTAAGGCCGACCTGCGCGAGGGCCTACTTGTTCGGGAGCCGATCTGCACGGGGCCGACCTGA